TGCTACACTTCCGATTGTTCTCGACAAAGGACTGCCGATTGTCGGTAGTTATCATGCTGCTGTGTTCAATTctatttttgtcttttttacgacagccatttttttatttttttataataaaataaaataaaactttttattttatgtttaagtTTTATCGctctgtaataaaataataatgaaaatctattgataaaatattatttttgacgACACAATGCATTCAAGTAACTTTAACcattataaacataaattcGATACGGATTATTATGGAGTATTAGAGTTGAACAGAGATTGCAATGATTTCGACATTAAAATAgcgtaaatatatttttttcactattggAGGATTAAAGACAAttgaataaaacttttttaataaatttttttgtggtgTGTcgtagaaataattaaaagaaaaaaagaaataagtaataaaaaacaagaatAAGTATTCTGTAACAAAACATTATCTTTTAGCTTCAGACGTCTGGCAATACGTCATCAGAATCCCGGGAGAAAGAGTAATAGGAATGAGAATATTAAAGAAGTTTTAGCTCTGGTAGCTGAGGCGTACGAAGTCCTTTCAGATCCACTCAAGCGAGCTATCTATGACCAGTACGGTGAGACGGGCCTGAAAAGAGGAATCTCAGGACCAAATGGTCATATACCGCCCTACGTATTCCATGGGGAACCACAACGTACTTTAAGGTACAAAGCTTTAACCCGGCTTAGCTTTTACGACAAAACTTACCTCTTTATTGTAACTATATAAAAAGCTGTTGGTATTTGCCCCTTAAGCTATTTTTATGCGGTGTAACGACGTATTTACTCCTTTTATTGCTACAATACTTAACACTCAATGACATGCGAAAGGTGGTAATTGACTTGCAAATATTCCAGAGATTTTTTTGGAACGCTAAATCCTTACGGTGATCTGGTTAATATTCTCAATGACCCCCAGACaatggaaattatttataaaaaatggacAGCCGATAAACCTAAAGATGACCcgattaaaaaatctttagcGTTGACATTGAAAGAGGTAATTATTGTGTTTATTTGTTATGATAATTAAATCGGcagacatttgataatttttttatttttgttttccattaattaaattatagattagagatgtggaatttttattttaattttttgtaataattttatcaataagaaaaatcataaaaattttcagatgtctgttgatttatttttatttagttaatttgtttctattttgaaatatttataattttttagatattttttggtactttaaaagaaataaaaatacataaacgGGTAATTGCCAATAGAGAAGAAATGAATACAGTTtcagaagaaaaaattcttcctATATCCATAAAACCAGGTCTTCCGACAGGAACGGAAATTGTCTTTAGTGAAGAAGGTGATCAAAGTCTAGATAGGATACCTGGTAAATaaatcggtttatttattttattaaaaattctttcataaaaaaattctacggtgttatatatgctatatattaTTACAGCGGACATAATATTTGTCACTGAAGATAGCCCGCATGAGATATTTCGTAGGGAAGGTGATAATTTGCTAATGACGGCTTTAGTTTCTTTAAAAGATGCACTCGTTGGTACAGTTATTACTGTAAATACTCTAGACGACAGAATTATTCGCGTGCCGATAACTTCAATAGTCACgtacgtaaaaaaatttctttttcgttcaataaattatattgttgaaatttttatttgccaTTAAAGTGCACTGAAATAAAAGAACGGAAATCTTTGATCTATTTGACTCGCTTTCATAATTTACGAGGGTCATAAAACCCcggaaaatttttactttttacagGCCAGACTATCGGAAATGCATACCCAACGAAGGACTACCTCGAATAAAGGATGAAAAAGAACGCGGTGAccttgtaataaattttaaagtcgagtttccagtttatttgCCGATTAcaagtaaatattacattgaaaAAGCACTTGACAAAActactcaagaaaatttaaatattgatcaCAGTAAATACTTTAATCAATCTTTGTCGGCTCCTCGATTACATAAAAGTTTtgatgataatattttaattagtcggaatttaaattgaattaaattttcaaaatcttttttttaataaaaaatatcattagaaaaaatgattcttatctttattttttctaaaaaataaatttatagtatgttttaaattgtaatttttattaatcttaaaatttttattctcatgtaaaataattttatagggatttttatattcatttttatatacaatatttctctaaaatattaaatcctaattgtcattaaaagttatagcaatttattttatatacactcttgaatttttaataaaatttaacgaaattatttataattaatactaaaaaaaaaaaataataaaataattttattaacaaaaaaaaaagaaataatttttaaataatttatcagcaCTCGGTACAAATGAAATCTACTGTATTcaccaaaatttttcaagtgtcCATTATTGCTACCTCAGAATTTTAACAGTTATAcctttattatatataagtacgaaataacaacaacagagagtcaataattttattaatacatgTACTTCGATCTGTAAATACACGAACCGATATATGTGTATAATAAAATCAAGTGACCCAGATCATTTACTCAAGATAGAGATTAAATCACGTGAATAATATCATACTTTGATTTTTACCTAATGACGTCAGTTTCAGcgagataaatatttatctggTAGTTATTAGTGGAGGTATTGCTGAAGAGAGAGTGTAGTATATAGATTcagcaaaataatattatctGAAAGTGGTGGTAATTATCTCGTGGGAATCATATGACTGTGATGCACGTGACTTtatttacagtttactttatAAATTGTGAATATGTATGGGACAGTTTCCTGCCGCGGTGGTAGACCGTAAATCTATCTTCAATCACGAGATGCGGAATCGTAAtcactaaataatatttattgtaaatttataatgcctttattcgataaattattcgttgggaaaaaaaataattgcaaaaattttgatgatttaCTTCCGTTCAAGATCGAATTTCCTCCTCGTGATTGGTAAGAATTATAAATACACACATACAAACTCATAAATACAGATCTATGCTGTCACTTTTTTAACACAGCTTTTGTCATTCAGTCTACTTAAtttatcttattatttatCCATTAGTTTGTACAATTTGTATTGTTATATTTAGCCTTACAATACATATCCACACACTAGTGTAagtatttagttatttatttttattactccgAAGACTTTGTTATCTTTCGATCTCATTCATATGTTTTGCACTCAATGATTTATGTCACTACTTGTcttcatttttgaattattttttcgcataaacttttattcatactactgaaaaaaatcaatgtcaaacaattttatttatttttcaaccaaAATACAccttggaaaaaattaactaaaatttattttttatttcagtaaaAACAAGCTCAAATTTAGGCCTGATCAAATAAGAATATTATTGTTCCGTGAGTGCGAGTGGCGGGGAAGAAGATTATTGTTTGACTCAgtatctaataaaataaatggaaACTCCAAATCACATGATGAGGATTCATGTCCAAGAAACAGAAATGGATTACCGCAGGAGGTAAtagccttttttttttttttttacttaataattattattaaaataattttgctttatttacAATGAAAAGGATCCTTGTGATAACGTGAGTCTGTTGAGCGAAATGATATTTGGCACAGTAGCGATGACATACAGAGGACCTTTGTTCAAAGTTCACACTTTTGATAATACTAAATGTATTATGTGCTGTAAAGTTTTTCCTGCTTCTGACCATTATCCTCATAaacaaatgtaattttttatattttaattactttatttattttttattttattattattttatattcactTTACAGTGGAAGATTGTCAGATGAAACGCTGGGTAGTCATGATTCTAATTCTAGTAATGGAAGTATTCGTAATACtcgtaagtatttttattaaattatctatattattaagagaataagcaaaattttgtggccagtgtttttatatgataaaatggatttttatgattaaatttggtatcgttggaaaattCTTGACCTGGaattgtgccttttcatggtttcatatcattctcaccaatagtcaatttatttgataaatatttaggctaTATTCGAAAATGcgctatctctagatacatatttaagaaatgaccttgtattttgtgaaccattgacatttttaaagatataagctcaccccgatgttatactcatcaagacctttcatttaagtaaccacatcattttttcatatatttatatatattatatatatatgtatatatgaaaatatatcaaaatgcatgtgggtactcaaatgaaagatcttgatgagtgtaacatcgggatgagtttatatctttaaaaatgtcagtagttaaaaaagtacagtgcaatttaacaaaagtcatcatttaacaaagcaaaattttatttatttatagtttacaagtcacggcagtcacatagtgtcTGCAAGTTTGctagtttataattattcattcaacttaatataattataatttttcagtttcaTCCCCGAGTTCAGGTAATTTATCAACGGGTAGCTTAAGAAAAAGTTCAACTTGTTCAAGTACTTGTAGTGGATGGGACATAGATGTTCCTTTATTGGGGAGTAAGTTATttgcttaaataaatatattaactagagaaaaaaaataataatatgtatatttttttttaatttaaaaaaataggttTGCAATCAATAGATAGCAATTCGTCGTCAGGATTTGGTAGTTTATCAAGCCTACGTAGACGATGGCTACGAGCCATGTCAACGTCGCTAAGTATCACTGAGTCAGATGAAATATTTGGATTTCAACCGTGTGGCGATACATCCGGTGATTTTAATATACGAAGACATAAAACAAGACTCGGATTGGCTATTTTGATTAAACTAACACTCGGCCAAGAGCggtatgtatttttaaatgataaatagttTTGTTTTAcgcatttattaaataatatatttaaatttttgggcATAGGTTGATGGAAGTGAGACTTCTGGAGCACGTGGCTCAGCTTGAGGCGATGTTGAACCGATTGTGTTACGCCTGTATCCAGCCTACcaggagaaaaataaattttgatcgcAAAGAATCGACTGTAAAACTTCACCAGACCGCATTACGGTGCACTCTCTGGTTACTGCGGCTGCTTATGACCACAGAGAACATTGGAATACCATCTATATGGCATCAAGTATTGCTTAACTCCTCTGTTTGTATGGAAATACGAGTTAATATGTTGTCCCGTAGTTTTCATCAAATGTCTCtgttattgaataaaattgacACTAAATCAACCAACTTGTAAGATTTattcatcaaaattaaattgtcaTTTACGATCTTCATTAATATTGagttattttatgtttttagcTTTCTCAGTACACTTGTAACAGCTGTTTTAACTTATCATCTTGGCTGGGTTAATACCATAATGTCATCACATGATAATACACtggtaatcatttttttttttatttatagttgtaAGGAGAAAGTATCAAACTGCttggaatttttttcgtattgtacaatttataaaatgattaaaaaagtagaaatcttttttttttttaatcttagttgatttaaaaattaatttattaaattacttaaattttactgaataaaatttttataatttcagatagaaaatataaaattaaaatatccaTATAATCCACTGTGGGCTCAATTGGGTGATTTATATGGAACACTAGGTAATCCAGTTAAATTTGTCAATACAGTAATTATTGGTGACCCAGAAAAAGAAACACTTATAAATGCAATCCTGACATTTTTGTCATACTTTTTACGAAGTgcaatagttgaaaaaaattatgaggtGCGCTATTTACCTGAGGAAGAAGTACAAAAAGCTATTGAAATTTTGCAACGGAAATCAATTACCAAGAGCAGTAAAAAACATTCATTTAAATCAAGATCTAATGACGGTAAAAGCAACCCATTTACAACTAGTGCAGAAGCTAAAAGTATTAACAAGACACGTGTTGATTTGAACATTCCAAAATTACGTAAAACCGTTAGTTTGCACaaaaatcttaattatttaaaacctGAAACAACCAAGTTGCCGTTAAAGCTTGAATCCTGTCAAGACGATTTAACTACTGATTACTCAACAATGTGTTCAAATGATTCCGACAAAGAAGAAACTTCAAGTTcggtaaaaataatagtcagcGAAATAGCATCGCAAACTAGTACTGtagataaagataaaaattttccaaatggattattattaagagCTGATGATTTTGAGCAGAAAAATGACTGGAGTGATTCCGAATCCCCGACATTagcacaaaaattttcatttttacacgATAATATTCAAGAGAGTTGTGCGTCTAATGCAACAACAGAAGTTTACTACTCTCAAGTTGAATATACTCAGCAGCAACAAGATGACAATAAACAAAACCAAGTATTTTTTACACTTGGTGGAGAAGATAAAACACTTGGTGATAATATTCCTTTaacagataataatttaaatagtactaataataataatattaatattaacaataattgtcaATGTTCTCTTGCATTTAATCGGGTCCCGAGTACATCAGCTCAGCTACCAGAAGGTGTGTTGCGTAAAATTTTGCAAAGAAATTTTCCAGAATCATCGAAAAGTATTCAGCAAAGGCAACCAGGTACATCGTTCGGGCAGAAAGATCGTACGAATCTTCTTGGCCTCTGTCCAAAATGCAACGGTAGCGGAAGTACCAGTTACGAAAGCGGTAAGCTTTTGTTAGAAACGCCTACAAATGCTACTGAAGTACTGAGAACTTGCGGTAATTCTGTTAATACACGTGCTGGGAGTAGCAGTAGTAATAGCAGTAGCAATGCCGGTGGAAGCAAAGAAAAAGTTACCGTCCGTCCAAGAGGAATTGATTCACTTGATGAATTATTAGAAGCCAATAATGTAATTGAACTGCCAATGCCAAGATCTAAAGTCATTAATGCTAacaaatcaaataataaatataattttgaacaaGTAACCGGATTTACAGACACACTTTTACGTAGAACGGTTACTAAAGTTatgaataattgtaaattagatTCAGGGTACACGTCAGGTCTAGTCATACaaggattaattaaaaacaaggATAAGAATGATTGTAAAGAGCGGAAAACTGATGATGAAAAAGATGAAGCGGTAGAACGGTTGGTTGGTGAGTTGAGAGAAGAAATGAGTATTAATACACAATTTTCAATGGTTGATCACACCATTTCCGAGTCACTTTGTATACTTGCTGATGTTGATAATTGGCAAGTTGGATTTATATCCAATAATTCGCCGATTCAAAGTCCTTTACTACCGATTGGCATGTCTGCGTTGGTTTCAAACATGCTCGAGGCTTTCGTTTATTTGTGGACTAAATATCGGTCACCCGGATATGTGAGTattgaaactttttatttaattagttgattgaataattgatatttattaatttttttacttgtttcAGTGTTTGAATCTACTGGAAAATAAAATGCGAGAAATATGGCTGAGAAGCGAAGTACTGGCTAAGATACTAATGACTGGAGATGTTTGCGATATGAGCTTGTCAAATTTAACGAATACTCTAGACCTTGATGCTGCCGATTTACCACTTTTACTCGCTGTTGCTACCACTCATTCACCACAAATTGCCCAACGATTTGGGCTTACGCTTACTTAAGATTTTAAtctagttataaatattattaatactttATTTCAAAGATTGAGATGGATGAATGATTaagatgaataattaatatcgctgtgaaaagatttttaatattgaaattcaCTTGATGCTCTCATACATGTAGTTTCAAAAATAGTATACGtaatgtgattttttaaatttatatttattaagtaataattttatacaaactTGACATTGTGatggtaaatttttaatattgttgaaaaaagtaaatatatttttgatcatagttgtacaatttaaaattttttaaaatcaggaTTTATTCCGATAAAAGATTAATTGTGTGCTTATATGCTGATAGCTTTTTAAAGGTACACATTgataaaagatttatttaataaaaatatgtataaatacgataataaactattttttacatgaGACtgttttgtaattattttacaccctgaatagttttattttatatatataaatttatagctTTTATTAAAACGAAAACTTCAAGtaattgtcaattattttttaacacctaaattttataatttttttttttaacaattattttcaatatggAAATTTGTCCAGCGCcgtaagtaaaatttaagttaagtatttatatttatttactaaaattattttattcaatttacaGGGTAACGCGATCGGAAATTCCccattcaataattacgataagAAATACTATTTGCGTAAGTtttaactaaatatttctcaataatttttttttttatttacaaacacatgaatttaattagtttCTCATTTTCTATCGATCGACAGTTAGGTCATGAAgacacatgtaattgttgctGTTGCTCTAATCCTCAGCCAGCGTACCTcgtaaatcata
This genomic interval from Cotesia glomerata isolate CgM1 linkage group LG1, MPM_Cglom_v2.3, whole genome shotgun sequence contains the following:
- the LOC123262555 gene encoding dnaJ homolog subfamily B member 13-like, encoding MHSSNFNHYKHKFDTDYYGVLELNRDCNDFDIKIAFRRLAIRHQNPGRKSNRNENIKEVLALVAEAYEVLSDPLKRAIYDQYGETGLKRGISGPNGHIPPYVFHGEPQRTLRDFFGTLNPYGDLVNILNDPQTMEIIYKKWTADKPKDDPIKKSLALTLKEIFFGTLKEIKIHKRVIANREEMNTVSEEKILPISIKPGLPTGTEIVFSEEGDQSLDRIPADIIFVTEDSPHEIFRREGDNLLMTALVSLKDALVGTVITVNTLDDRIIRVPITSIVTPDYRKCIPNEGLPRIKDEKERGDLVINFKVEFPVYLPITSKYYIEKALDKTTQENLNIDHSKYFNQSLSAPRLHKSFDDNILIS
- the LOC123264125 gene encoding folliculin-interacting protein 2 isoform X1; the encoded protein is MPLFDKLFVGKKNNCKNFDDLLPFKIEFPPRDCKNKLKFRPDQIRILLFRECEWRGRRLLFDSVSNKINGNSKSHDEDSCPRNRNGLPQENEKDPCDNVSLLSEMIFGTVAMTYRGPLFKVHTFDNTKCIMCCKVFPASDHYPHKQIGRLSDETLGSHDSNSSNGSIRNTLSSPSSGNLSTGSLRKSSTCSSTCSGWDIDVPLLGSLQSIDSNSSSGFGSLSSLRRRWLRAMSTSLSITESDEIFGFQPCGDTSGDFNIRRHKTRLGLAILIKLTLGQERLMEVRLLEHVAQLEAMLNRLCYACIQPTRRKINFDRKESTVKLHQTALRCTLWLLRLLMTTENIGIPSIWHQVLLNSSVCMEIRVNMLSRSFHQMSLLLNKIDTKSTNFFLSTLVTAVLTYHLGWVNTIMSSHDNTLIENIKLKYPYNPLWAQLGDLYGTLGNPVKFVNTVIIGDPEKETLINAILTFLSYFLRSAIVEKNYEVRYLPEEEVQKAIEILQRKSITKSSKKHSFKSRSNDGKSNPFTTSAEAKSINKTRVDLNIPKLRKTVSLHKNLNYLKPETTKLPLKLESCQDDLTTDYSTMCSNDSDKEETSSSVKIIVSEIASQTSTVDKDKNFPNGLLLRADDFEQKNDWSDSESPTLAQKFSFLHDNIQESCASNATTEVYYSQVEYTQQQQDDNKQNQVFFTLGGEDKTLGDNIPLTDNNLNSTNNNNININNNCQCSLAFNRVPSTSAQLPEGVLRKILQRNFPESSKSIQQRQPGTSFGQKDRTNLLGLCPKCNGSGSTSYESGKLLLETPTNATEVLRTCGNSVNTRAGSSSSNSSSNAGGSKEKVTVRPRGIDSLDELLEANNVIELPMPRSKVINANKSNNKYNFEQVTGFTDTLLRRTVTKVMNNCKLDSGYTSGLVIQGLIKNKDKNDCKERKTDDEKDEAVERLVGELREEMSINTQFSMVDHTISESLCILADVDNWQVGFISNNSPIQSPLLPIGMSALVSNMLEAFVYLWTKYRSPGYCLNLLENKMREIWLRSEVLAKILMTGDVCDMSLSNLTNTLDLDAADLPLLLAVATTHSPQIAQRFGLTLT
- the LOC123264125 gene encoding folliculin-interacting protein 2 isoform X2; the encoded protein is MPLFDKLFVGKKNNCKNFDDLLPFKIEFPPRDCKNKLKFRPDQIRILLFRECEWRGRRLLFDSVSNKINGNSKSHDEDSCPRNRNGLPQEDPCDNVSLLSEMIFGTVAMTYRGPLFKVHTFDNTKCIMCCKVFPASDHYPHKQIGRLSDETLGSHDSNSSNGSIRNTLSSPSSGNLSTGSLRKSSTCSSTCSGWDIDVPLLGSLQSIDSNSSSGFGSLSSLRRRWLRAMSTSLSITESDEIFGFQPCGDTSGDFNIRRHKTRLGLAILIKLTLGQERLMEVRLLEHVAQLEAMLNRLCYACIQPTRRKINFDRKESTVKLHQTALRCTLWLLRLLMTTENIGIPSIWHQVLLNSSVCMEIRVNMLSRSFHQMSLLLNKIDTKSTNFFLSTLVTAVLTYHLGWVNTIMSSHDNTLIENIKLKYPYNPLWAQLGDLYGTLGNPVKFVNTVIIGDPEKETLINAILTFLSYFLRSAIVEKNYEVRYLPEEEVQKAIEILQRKSITKSSKKHSFKSRSNDGKSNPFTTSAEAKSINKTRVDLNIPKLRKTVSLHKNLNYLKPETTKLPLKLESCQDDLTTDYSTMCSNDSDKEETSSSVKIIVSEIASQTSTVDKDKNFPNGLLLRADDFEQKNDWSDSESPTLAQKFSFLHDNIQESCASNATTEVYYSQVEYTQQQQDDNKQNQVFFTLGGEDKTLGDNIPLTDNNLNSTNNNNININNNCQCSLAFNRVPSTSAQLPEGVLRKILQRNFPESSKSIQQRQPGTSFGQKDRTNLLGLCPKCNGSGSTSYESGKLLLETPTNATEVLRTCGNSVNTRAGSSSSNSSSNAGGSKEKVTVRPRGIDSLDELLEANNVIELPMPRSKVINANKSNNKYNFEQVTGFTDTLLRRTVTKVMNNCKLDSGYTSGLVIQGLIKNKDKNDCKERKTDDEKDEAVERLVGELREEMSINTQFSMVDHTISESLCILADVDNWQVGFISNNSPIQSPLLPIGMSALVSNMLEAFVYLWTKYRSPGYCLNLLENKMREIWLRSEVLAKILMTGDVCDMSLSNLTNTLDLDAADLPLLLAVATTHSPQIAQRFGLTLT
- the LOC123264125 gene encoding folliculin-interacting protein 2 isoform X3, with amino-acid sequence MIFGTVAMTYRGPLFKVHTFDNTKCIMCCKVFPASDHYPHKQIGRLSDETLGSHDSNSSNGSIRNTLSSPSSGNLSTGSLRKSSTCSSTCSGWDIDVPLLGSLQSIDSNSSSGFGSLSSLRRRWLRAMSTSLSITESDEIFGFQPCGDTSGDFNIRRHKTRLGLAILIKLTLGQERLMEVRLLEHVAQLEAMLNRLCYACIQPTRRKINFDRKESTVKLHQTALRCTLWLLRLLMTTENIGIPSIWHQVLLNSSVCMEIRVNMLSRSFHQMSLLLNKIDTKSTNFFLSTLVTAVLTYHLGWVNTIMSSHDNTLIENIKLKYPYNPLWAQLGDLYGTLGNPVKFVNTVIIGDPEKETLINAILTFLSYFLRSAIVEKNYEVRYLPEEEVQKAIEILQRKSITKSSKKHSFKSRSNDGKSNPFTTSAEAKSINKTRVDLNIPKLRKTVSLHKNLNYLKPETTKLPLKLESCQDDLTTDYSTMCSNDSDKEETSSSVKIIVSEIASQTSTVDKDKNFPNGLLLRADDFEQKNDWSDSESPTLAQKFSFLHDNIQESCASNATTEVYYSQVEYTQQQQDDNKQNQVFFTLGGEDKTLGDNIPLTDNNLNSTNNNNININNNCQCSLAFNRVPSTSAQLPEGVLRKILQRNFPESSKSIQQRQPGTSFGQKDRTNLLGLCPKCNGSGSTSYESGKLLLETPTNATEVLRTCGNSVNTRAGSSSSNSSSNAGGSKEKVTVRPRGIDSLDELLEANNVIELPMPRSKVINANKSNNKYNFEQVTGFTDTLLRRTVTKVMNNCKLDSGYTSGLVIQGLIKNKDKNDCKERKTDDEKDEAVERLVGELREEMSINTQFSMVDHTISESLCILADVDNWQVGFISNNSPIQSPLLPIGMSALVSNMLEAFVYLWTKYRSPGYCLNLLENKMREIWLRSEVLAKILMTGDVCDMSLSNLTNTLDLDAADLPLLLAVATTHSPQIAQRFGLTLT